In a genomic window of Scyliorhinus torazame isolate Kashiwa2021f chromosome 5, sScyTor2.1, whole genome shotgun sequence:
- the LOC140420685 gene encoding uncharacterized protein yields the protein MAKPWKCEDCGRGFRAPHELATHQRSHTGERPFTCSWCEKGFAHIGTLQRHELIHTAERPFTCSDCGKGFPQLSQLQTHQRVHTGERPFTCSQCEKGFTQIGNLHTHQRVHTGERPFTCSQCEKGFAHNSALQRHKLIHTAERPFTCSDCGKGFIRLSQLQTHQRVHTGEWPFTCSQCEKGFAHIGTLQRHKLIHTGERPFTCSDCGKGFPRLSQLQTHQRVHTGKSPFTCSQCEKGFAQIGSLRKHDRIHTGERPFTCSQCEKRFNDIGNLRRHEQVHTGERPFTCSDCGKGYTLLAHLQRHQRVHTGERPFTCIQCEKGFTDNASLRKHERVHTGDYPFNCTVCDKGFTDIGNLRRHERVHTGERPFICSVCDMGFAQLSSLLKHNATHTKSRPFKCPDCRRGFKSSQLLMSHQRIHSEERPFSCSHCTKSFRSPSNLMKHERSHTGESPFTSPTGKRFTRSSLAEPQCHSQQ from the coding sequence ATGgcaaaaccatggaaatgtgaggattgtgggagggGATTTAGAGCCCCACACGAGCTGGCaacgcatcaacgcagtcacactggcgagcggcctttcacctgctcttggtgtgaaaagggattcgctcacattggcaccctgcagagacacgaactaattcacactgcggagagaccgttcacctgctctgactgtgggaagggattccctcagttatcccagctgcagacacaccagcgggttcacactggggagaggcctttcacctgctctcagtgtgaaaagggattcactcaaattggcaacctgcatacacaccagcgagttcacactggagagaggcctttcacctgctctcagtgtgaaaagggattcgctcACAATAGCGCCCTGCAGAGACACAAACTAattcacactgcggagagaccgttcacctgctctgactgtgggaagggattcattcggttatcccagctgcagacacaccagcgagttcacactggggagtggcctttcacctgctctcagtgtgaaaagggattcgctcacattggcaccctgcagagacacaaactaattcacactggggagagaccgttcacctgctctgactgtgggaagggattccctcggttatcccagctgcagacacaccagcgagttcacactggaaagagtcctttcacctgctctcagtgtgaaaagggattcgctcaaattggcagcctgcggaaacacgaccgaattcacactggagagaggcctttcacctgttctcagtgtgaaaagagattcaatgacattggcaacctgcggagacacgaacaagttcacactggggagaggccgttcacctgctctgactgtgggaagggatacactctgttagcccacctgcagagacaccagcgagttcacactggagagagacctttcacctgcattcagtgtgaaaagggattcactgacaatgccagcctgcggaaacacgaacgagttcacaccggggattaTCCATTcaactgcactgtgtgtgataagggattcactgatATTGGTAACcttcggagacacgaacgagttcacaccggggagaggccattcatctgctctgtgtgtgatatgggattcgctcaattatccagcctgctgaaacacaatgccactcacaccaagagcaggccctttaaatgccctGACTGCAggcggggtttcaaaagctctcagctactgatgtcccaccagcgcattcactctgaggagagaccgttcagctgctctcactgcacaaagagctttagatctccatccaacctgatgaaacacgagcgaagtcacaccggggagagcccgttcacctctccg